One genomic segment of Streptomyces sp. RKND-216 includes these proteins:
- a CDS encoding ArsA-related P-loop ATPase: MSRLHVVTGKGGTGKTTVAAALALALAADGRRTLLVEVEGRQGIAQLFETEALPYEERKIAVAHGGGEVYALAIDAERALLDYLQMFYKLGGAGRALRKMGAVDFATTIAPGLRDVLLTGKVCEAVRRRDKRGRWAYDAVVMDAPPTGRITRFLGVNDEVAGLARVGPVHRQAQAVMGVLKSAETAVHLVTLLEEMPVQETVDGVAELRAAGLPVGGVAVNMLRPRLLDEPATATVAAGDDVVPAGLARAFAAAGLGGAGRGGRAEQLVAPLLRQGREHVERVALERAERAEVDALGLPVWELELLDEGVDLAGLYGLAADLADQGVRK; this comes from the coding sequence GTGAGCAGGCTGCACGTAGTCACCGGCAAGGGCGGGACCGGCAAGACGACGGTCGCCGCCGCACTCGCGCTGGCGCTGGCCGCCGACGGCAGGCGCACGCTGCTCGTCGAAGTGGAGGGACGCCAGGGCATCGCACAGCTCTTCGAGACGGAGGCGCTGCCTTACGAGGAGCGGAAGATCGCCGTCGCGCACGGCGGCGGGGAGGTGTACGCGCTCGCCATAGACGCCGAACGGGCTCTCCTCGACTACCTCCAGATGTTCTACAAACTGGGCGGTGCGGGGCGCGCGCTGCGCAAGATGGGAGCCGTCGACTTCGCCACCACCATCGCCCCCGGGCTACGCGACGTGCTGCTCACCGGCAAGGTGTGCGAGGCCGTGCGACGCCGCGACAAGCGCGGCAGGTGGGCGTACGACGCGGTGGTGATGGACGCGCCGCCCACCGGGCGCATCACCCGCTTCCTCGGCGTGAACGACGAGGTGGCCGGGCTGGCGCGGGTCGGCCCCGTGCACCGGCAGGCCCAGGCCGTGATGGGCGTCCTCAAGTCCGCCGAGACGGCCGTGCACCTCGTGACGCTGCTGGAGGAGATGCCGGTGCAGGAGACCGTGGACGGCGTCGCCGAACTGCGGGCCGCCGGACTGCCGGTGGGCGGCGTGGCGGTCAACATGCTGCGCCCCCGGCTGCTGGACGAGCCGGCCACCGCGACCGTGGCGGCCGGCGATGACGTCGTGCCGGCAGGGCTGGCGCGGGCGTTCGCGGCCGCGGGCCTCGGCGGCGCGGGGCGCGGCGGGCGGGCGGAGCAGCTCGTCGCGCCGTTGCTGAGACAGGGGCGCGAGCACGTCGAACGGGTCGCCCTGGAACGGGCCGAGCGTGCCGAGGTCGACGCGCTGGGGCTGCCCGTGTGGGAACTGGAGCTGCTGGACGAGGGCGTGGACCTGGCGGGCCTGTACGGACTCGCCGCCGACCTGGCGGACCAGGGGGTGCGGAAGTGA
- a CDS encoding DUF4177 domain-containing protein yields the protein MTKWEYATVPLLVHATKQILDTWGEDGWELVQVVPGPNAEQLVAYLKREKG from the coding sequence ATGACGAAGTGGGAATACGCGACCGTGCCGCTCCTCGTGCACGCGACGAAGCAGATCCTGGACACCTGGGGCGAGGACGGCTGGGAGCTCGTCCAGGTGGTGCCTGGCCCGAACGCCGAGCAGCTGGTGGCCTACCTCAAGCGGGAGAAGGGGTGA
- a CDS encoding RidA family protein: protein MTAGGSVEARIAELGLALPEVAAPAGAYVPAVRTGSYVYTAGQVPFVDGKLPAAGKVGAGVSPEQAKELAGVCALNALAAVKSVVGDLDRIARVVKVVGFVASAPDFTAQPGVINGASELLGEVLGDKGVHARSAVGVAVLPLDAPVEVEIQVELAD from the coding sequence GTGACCGCGGGCGGCTCCGTCGAGGCGCGGATCGCCGAACTCGGCCTGGCGCTGCCGGAGGTCGCCGCCCCGGCGGGCGCGTACGTGCCGGCGGTGCGGACCGGGTCGTACGTGTACACGGCCGGCCAGGTGCCGTTCGTGGACGGCAAGCTGCCCGCCGCCGGCAAGGTCGGCGCCGGGGTGAGCCCGGAGCAGGCGAAGGAACTGGCCGGGGTGTGCGCACTCAACGCGCTGGCCGCGGTCAAGTCGGTGGTCGGCGACCTGGACCGCATCGCGCGCGTCGTGAAGGTCGTCGGGTTCGTGGCCTCCGCTCCGGACTTCACCGCGCAGCCCGGTGTGATCAACGGAGCCAGCGAGCTGCTGGGCGAGGTCCTCGGCGACAAGGGCGTCCACGCGCGCAGCGCGGTGGGCGTCGCGGTGCTGCCGCTGGACGCGCCGGTCGAGGTGGAGATCCAGGTCGAGCTGGCGGACTGA
- a CDS encoding NUDIX hydrolase → MTTKNGQWYPPEWPERIRALAAGDLTPVTPRRAATVMLLRETTGDGAAGGGGAAGDFAVHMLRRRASMAFAGGAYAYPGGSVDPRDEAEDAEIGWAGPARSVWAVRFGTDEATAQGIVCAAVRETFEEAGVLLAGPDADTVVADTTGEDWEADRAALVARDLSFADFLARRGLLLRSDLLGAFARWVTPEFEARRYDTWFFVAVLPEGQRTRNASSEADRTEWIRPADAAAGYDRGDLLMMPPTIATLRQLQEYGSPAAALAGSAERDLDPVLAQARLDEQGRIELSWPGHDEFTKRVAP, encoded by the coding sequence ATGACCACCAAGAACGGCCAGTGGTACCCGCCGGAGTGGCCGGAGCGCATCCGGGCGCTCGCGGCGGGCGACCTCACGCCCGTCACGCCGCGCCGGGCCGCCACCGTGATGCTCCTGCGGGAGACCACCGGGGACGGTGCGGCGGGCGGGGGCGGTGCGGCGGGCGACTTCGCCGTCCACATGCTGCGCCGCCGCGCCTCCATGGCGTTCGCCGGCGGCGCGTACGCCTACCCCGGCGGGTCCGTCGACCCGCGCGACGAGGCCGAGGACGCGGAGATCGGCTGGGCGGGCCCGGCGCGCTCGGTGTGGGCCGTGCGGTTCGGCACCGACGAGGCGACCGCGCAGGGCATCGTCTGCGCGGCCGTGCGGGAGACGTTCGAGGAGGCGGGCGTCCTGCTCGCCGGCCCGGACGCGGACACCGTGGTCGCCGACACCACGGGCGAGGACTGGGAGGCCGACCGCGCCGCGCTCGTGGCGCGCGACCTGTCGTTCGCGGACTTCCTGGCCCGTCGCGGCCTGCTGCTGCGCAGCGACCTGCTGGGCGCGTTCGCCCGCTGGGTCACCCCGGAGTTCGAGGCACGGCGCTACGACACCTGGTTCTTCGTCGCCGTCCTCCCCGAGGGGCAGCGCACCCGCAACGCCTCCTCGGAGGCCGACCGCACGGAGTGGATCCGCCCCGCGGACGCCGCCGCCGGCTACGACCGCGGCGACCTGCTGATGATGCCGCCCACCATCGCCACCCTGCGGCAGCTTCAGGAGTACGGCTCTCCCGCCGCGGCGCTCGCCGGCTCCGCCGAGCGCGACCTGGACCCGGTCCTGGCCCAGGCCCGGCTGGACGAGCAGGGACGCATCGAACTGAGCTGGCCGGGCCACGACGAGTTCACCAAGCGGGTGGCGCCGTGA
- a CDS encoding MBL fold metallo-hydrolase translates to MTDPSALPGRPLGGPIDGSGSPRARCVLAPNPSPMTLDGTNTWIVGEQDSDLAVVLDPGPLDEGHLRNVITTAERAGKRVALTLLTHGHPDHAEGAARFAELTGTPVRALDPALRLGDEGLAAGDVITTGGLELRVVATPGHTADSLSFHLPADRAVLTGDTLLGRGTTMVAHPDGRLGDYLDSLRRLRSLTVDDGVATVLPGHGPVLEDAQGAVEFYLAHRANRLAQVETAVEAGHRTAQDVVAHVYADVDRALWPAAQLSVRAQLEYLTERGLV, encoded by the coding sequence GTGACCGACCCCTCCGCTCTCCCCGGACGCCCGCTCGGCGGCCCGATCGACGGCTCGGGCTCCCCGCGCGCGCGTTGCGTGCTGGCACCGAACCCGTCGCCGATGACCCTGGACGGCACCAACACCTGGATCGTCGGCGAGCAGGACTCCGACCTGGCCGTGGTCCTCGACCCCGGCCCGCTCGACGAGGGCCACCTGCGGAACGTGATCACGACGGCGGAGCGGGCCGGCAAGCGCGTCGCCCTCACCCTGCTCACCCACGGCCACCCGGACCACGCGGAGGGCGCGGCCCGCTTCGCGGAGCTGACCGGTACGCCGGTGCGCGCGCTGGACCCGGCGCTGCGGCTCGGCGACGAGGGTCTGGCGGCGGGCGACGTGATCACGACCGGCGGGCTGGAGCTGCGCGTGGTGGCGACCCCAGGGCACACCGCGGACTCGCTCTCCTTCCACCTGCCGGCCGACCGTGCGGTCCTGACCGGCGACACCCTGCTGGGCCGCGGCACCACCATGGTGGCGCACCCGGACGGCAGGCTCGGCGACTACCTGGACTCACTGCGCCGGCTGCGGTCGCTCACCGTGGACGACGGGGTCGCGACCGTGCTGCCGGGGCACGGGCCGGTGCTGGAGGACGCGCAGGGCGCCGTCGAGTTCTACCTCGCGCACCGCGCGAACCGGCTCGCCCAGGTGGAGACGGCCGTGGAGGCCGGACACCGCACGGCGCAGGACGTCGTCGCGCACGTGTACGCGGACGTGGACCGGGCGCTGTGGCCGGCGGCCCAGCTGTCCGTGCGCGCCCAGCTGGAGTACCTGACGGAGCGCGGCCTGGTGTGA
- a CDS encoding Crp/Fnr family transcriptional regulator — protein MDDVLRRAPLFAALDEEQSAELRASMTETTLARGEALFHEGDPGDRLYVVTEGKVKLHRTSPDGRENMLAVLGPGELIGELSLFDPGPRTATASALTEVKLLGLGHNDLQPWLNVRPEVASALLRAIARRLRRTNDSMSDLVFSDVPGRVAKQLLDLSRRFGVQSEEGIHVVHDLTQEELAQLVGASRETVNKALADFAGRGWLRLEARAVILLDIERLAKRSR, from the coding sequence GTGGACGACGTTCTGCGGCGCGCCCCGCTCTTCGCGGCGCTCGATGAGGAGCAATCCGCCGAGCTGCGCGCCTCCATGACCGAGACGACGCTCGCCCGCGGCGAAGCACTCTTCCACGAAGGGGACCCCGGCGACCGGCTCTACGTGGTCACCGAGGGGAAGGTGAAGCTGCACCGGACCTCACCGGACGGGCGGGAGAACATGCTGGCCGTCCTGGGCCCCGGCGAGCTCATCGGAGAGCTGTCCCTCTTCGACCCCGGCCCCCGTACGGCCACCGCCTCGGCGCTGACCGAGGTCAAGCTGCTGGGCCTGGGCCACAACGACCTCCAGCCCTGGCTGAACGTGCGTCCCGAGGTGGCCTCCGCGCTGCTGCGGGCCATCGCCCGGCGGCTGCGCCGCACCAACGACTCGATGTCCGACCTCGTCTTCTCCGACGTGCCGGGCCGTGTCGCCAAGCAGCTCCTGGACCTGTCGCGCCGCTTCGGTGTGCAGTCCGAGGAGGGCATCCACGTGGTGCACGACCTCACGCAGGAGGAGCTGGCGCAGCTCGTCGGCGCCTCCCGGGAGACGGTCAACAAGGCGCTGGCGGACTTCGCCGGCCGCGGCTGGCTGCGTCTGGAGGCCCGTGCGGTGATCCTGCTGGACATCGAGCGGCTGGCCAAGCGCAGCCGCTGA
- the nth gene encoding endonuclease III, producing the protein MRSTKKSAAKDTAAGAAGRGSGREPAAAKKAEEKTAPRRTAARRAAARKPESHLAMVRRARRINRELAEVYSYAHPELDFENPFQLLVATVLSAQTTDLRVNQTTPALFAAYPTPEDMAAADPEKLEELLRPTGFFRAKARSVLGLSAALRDHFGGEVPGTMKDLVTLPGVGRKTANVVLGNAFGVPGLTVDTHFGRLVRRFGWTEQTDPDKVEKEIAEIFPKSEWTMLSHRLIFHGRRICHSRKPACGACPVAPLCPAFGEGETDPERARKLLKYEMGGKPGQRLKPPADYPGEPAPPLGAR; encoded by the coding sequence GTGAGATCGACGAAGAAGAGCGCAGCGAAGGACACGGCGGCCGGCGCGGCAGGGAGAGGCTCCGGCAGGGAGCCCGCAGCCGCGAAGAAGGCCGAGGAGAAGACCGCGCCGCGGCGGACGGCGGCACGGAGAGCGGCGGCGCGGAAGCCGGAGTCGCACCTCGCCATGGTGCGGCGTGCCCGGCGCATCAACCGCGAGCTGGCCGAGGTCTACTCCTACGCCCACCCCGAACTCGACTTCGAGAACCCGTTTCAACTGCTCGTCGCCACCGTCCTCTCCGCCCAGACGACCGATCTGCGGGTCAACCAGACGACGCCCGCGCTGTTCGCCGCCTACCCGACGCCGGAGGACATGGCCGCCGCCGACCCGGAGAAGCTGGAGGAGCTGCTGCGCCCGACCGGGTTCTTCCGCGCCAAGGCGCGCTCGGTGCTGGGCCTTTCCGCGGCGCTGCGGGACCACTTCGGCGGCGAGGTGCCGGGCACGATGAAGGACCTGGTCACCCTGCCCGGCGTGGGCCGCAAGACGGCGAACGTCGTACTCGGCAACGCGTTCGGTGTGCCCGGCCTGACCGTCGACACCCACTTCGGCCGCCTCGTGCGCCGCTTCGGCTGGACCGAGCAGACCGACCCGGACAAGGTCGAGAAGGAGATCGCGGAGATCTTCCCGAAGAGCGAATGGACGATGCTCTCGCACCGTCTGATCTTCCACGGCCGCCGCATCTGCCATTCCCGCAAGCCGGCCTGCGGCGCCTGCCCCGTCGCCCCGCTCTGCCCGGCGTTCGGCGAGGGCGAGACCGACCCGGAAAGGGCCCGGAAGCTGCTCAAGTACGAGATGGGCGGCAAGCCGGGCCAGCGCCTGAAGCCCCCGGCCGACTACCCGGGCGAGCCGGCGCCCCCGCTGGGGGCTCGGTGA
- a CDS encoding CoA pyrophosphatase, with amino-acid sequence MPVDVEIRPDGLPEWLTPVLRAVSTVRPEQLSRFLPPEGGGRPSAVLILFGEGAHGPELLLMERSSSLRAHAGQPSFPGGGLDPEDGDPDGDGPLYAALREAEEETGLDPSGVQLFATLPALYIPVSGFVVTPVLGWWRQPTPVSPVDPAETARVFTVPVSELADPANRVTVVHPRGYRGPAFAVDSALVWGFTAGLIDRILHFAGWERPWDRENLVPLDWQA; translated from the coding sequence GTGCCCGTCGACGTCGAGATCCGCCCCGACGGCCTGCCTGAGTGGCTGACGCCCGTGCTGCGGGCCGTCTCCACCGTGCGCCCGGAGCAGCTGAGCCGCTTCCTGCCGCCCGAGGGCGGCGGGCGGCCGTCCGCTGTGCTGATCCTCTTCGGCGAGGGCGCGCACGGACCCGAGCTGCTGCTGATGGAACGGTCCTCGAGCCTGCGTGCCCACGCCGGCCAGCCGTCGTTCCCCGGCGGCGGGCTCGACCCCGAGGACGGCGACCCGGACGGCGACGGGCCGCTGTACGCGGCGCTGCGCGAGGCCGAGGAGGAGACCGGCCTCGACCCGTCGGGCGTGCAGCTCTTCGCCACGCTGCCCGCGCTCTACATCCCGGTCAGCGGCTTCGTCGTCACGCCCGTCCTCGGCTGGTGGCGCCAGCCGACGCCCGTCTCGCCGGTCGATCCGGCGGAGACCGCCCGGGTGTTCACCGTGCCCGTCTCCGAACTCGCCGACCCGGCCAACCGCGTCACCGTCGTCCACCCCCGCGGCTACCGCGGGCCCGCGTTCGCCGTCGACTCGGCGCTGGTGTGGGGCTTCACGGCCGGACTCATCGACCGCATCCTGCACTTCGCAGGCTGGGAGCGGCCGTGGGACCGGGAAAACCTCGTCCCGCTCGATTGGCAGGCATGA
- a CDS encoding MarP family serine protease, with the protein MNVLDILLVLAALWFAFVGYRQGFVVGVLSVIGFLGGGLAAILVLPPLWSELTDDAPPGTLGAVAAVVVVIVCASVGQAFTTHLGNRLRRYITWSPARVLDATGGALVNVLAMLLVAWLIGSALAGTALPTVGKEVRSSRVLLGVSQVVPEDANNWFADFSSVLAQNGLPQVFSPFSNEPIAEVPPPDPALANSPVVARAKESIVKVVGTATSCDKVLEGTGFVFDDERVMTNAHVVGGVDEPTVQIGGEGRLYDATVVLYDWERDVAVLDVPGLDAPSLEFAEGDAESGDGAIVAGFPENGAFDVRSARVRGTLRANGPDIYHRGTVRREVYSLYTMIRQGNSGGPLLTPQGEVYGVVFAKSLENDRTGYALTADEVLPDIKAGSTDNLGPVDSQSCAL; encoded by the coding sequence GTGAACGTGCTGGACATACTGCTCGTGCTCGCGGCCCTGTGGTTCGCCTTCGTCGGCTACCGGCAGGGCTTCGTCGTCGGCGTCCTGTCCGTGATCGGCTTCCTCGGGGGCGGGCTCGCGGCGATCCTGGTGCTGCCCCCGCTGTGGAGCGAACTTACCGACGACGCGCCCCCGGGCACGCTCGGCGCGGTGGCGGCCGTCGTCGTCGTCATCGTGTGCGCTTCCGTGGGCCAGGCGTTCACCACGCACCTCGGCAACAGGCTCCGGCGGTACATCACCTGGTCCCCCGCCCGTGTGCTGGACGCCACGGGCGGCGCGCTGGTCAACGTGCTGGCCATGCTGCTGGTCGCGTGGCTCATCGGCTCCGCACTGGCCGGCACCGCACTGCCCACCGTCGGCAAGGAGGTGCGGAGCTCGCGCGTGCTGCTCGGCGTCTCCCAGGTCGTCCCCGAGGACGCCAACAACTGGTTCGCCGACTTCTCCTCCGTCCTCGCGCAGAACGGTCTCCCGCAGGTCTTCTCCCCCTTCTCCAACGAGCCCATCGCCGAGGTCCCGCCGCCCGACCCCGCCCTGGCGAACAGCCCGGTCGTCGCCCGCGCCAAGGAGTCCATCGTCAAGGTCGTCGGCACGGCCACCAGCTGCGACAAGGTCCTCGAGGGCACCGGCTTCGTCTTCGACGACGAGCGGGTGATGACCAACGCGCACGTCGTCGGCGGCGTCGACGAACCCACCGTGCAGATCGGCGGCGAGGGCCGTCTCTACGACGCCACCGTGGTCCTCTACGACTGGGAGCGCGACGTCGCCGTGCTCGACGTGCCCGGCCTGGACGCCCCCTCCCTGGAGTTCGCCGAAGGCGACGCGGAGAGCGGCGACGGCGCGATCGTGGCCGGCTTCCCGGAGAACGGCGCGTTCGACGTACGGTCGGCCCGCGTCCGCGGCACGCTGAGGGCCAACGGCCCGGACATCTACCACCGCGGCACCGTCCGCCGCGAGGTCTACTCGCTCTACACGATGATCCGCCAGGGCAACTCCGGCGGCCCGCTCCTGACCCCGCAGGGCGAGGTCTACGGCGTGGTGTTCGCCAAGTCGCTGGAGAACGACCGCACGGGCTACGCCCTCACCGCCGACGAGGTCCTCCCCGACATCAAGGCCGGCAGCACGGACAACCTCGGCCCCGTCGACAGCCAGAGCTGCGCCCTCTGA
- a CDS encoding transglycosylase domain-containing protein, whose protein sequence is MASKRAGGLSMPQQVARFIGVSVLAGAVTAGIALPGFGLMGLAAKGSVEGFDELPAKLKRPPLSQRTTILDNEGGEIAKVYSRDRTVVDIAQMSPYVKQAIVAIEDSRFYEHGAVDLKGVLRALNENAQSGQISQGASTLTQQYVKNVFVEAAKDDPDAVAEAQQQTIGRKIRELKYAIQIEEELTKKQILENYLNITYFGQGAYGVEAAAQRFFSKPAKDLELHESALLAGLVQSPSYYDPTINPDRAKQRRNAVLSRMAGSRDVTREEAKAAAAQDLGLDVSQPQQGCITAVNGAGFFCDYVKEVFLASPAFGKTAQDRRERWNRGGLTIKTTLDPQAQTSAQESVTSRVDQSDSVASAMTVVEPGTGRILSMAQSRPYGTRPAENETTLNLSVDHDMGGPQNGYQVGSTFKAFTAAAALEKGISPAQTFTTGSKLKIDKSKFTDCNGAPGAGPWSLQNELDSEKGTWDMSSALAKSINTYFVLLEEKAGVCAAKKTAERAGFHRADGSPTQEVPSLTLGTQGASPLTMATAYATFANRGVHCTPIALEAVTDDKGRKLGVPESTCSRAMPEKIADTLNEMLTGVVTSGTAPSAKLADRDNAGKTGTTDGMKSAWFVGYTPEASGAVWVGDVNHQVEMYDITVGGQYYPKVCGGCLPAPIWKGGIAGALEGAPATPFQDVDVPRAEQKKPEDDRDEDRDDDRPGDGGGSPFPDFTIPPDLIGGNDNGGGWGRGRG, encoded by the coding sequence ATGGCTTCCAAGCGCGCGGGTGGGCTGTCCATGCCCCAGCAGGTCGCGAGATTCATCGGCGTCAGCGTCCTCGCGGGCGCCGTCACGGCCGGCATCGCCCTCCCCGGCTTCGGGCTGATGGGCCTGGCCGCGAAGGGGTCCGTCGAGGGCTTCGACGAGCTCCCCGCCAAGCTGAAACGCCCGCCGCTCAGCCAGCGCACCACCATCCTCGACAACGAGGGCGGTGAGATCGCCAAGGTCTACTCGCGCGACCGCACCGTCGTCGACATCGCGCAGATGTCGCCGTACGTGAAGCAGGCCATCGTCGCCATCGAGGACTCCCGGTTCTACGAACACGGCGCCGTCGACCTCAAGGGCGTGCTCCGGGCGCTCAACGAGAACGCCCAGTCCGGCCAGATCAGCCAGGGCGCCTCCACACTGACGCAGCAGTACGTGAAGAACGTCTTCGTCGAGGCCGCGAAGGACGACCCGGACGCCGTCGCAGAGGCCCAGCAGCAGACCATCGGCCGCAAGATCCGCGAGCTGAAGTACGCGATCCAGATCGAGGAGGAGCTCACCAAGAAGCAGATCCTCGAGAACTACCTCAACATCACCTATTTCGGGCAGGGCGCGTACGGTGTCGAAGCCGCCGCCCAGCGGTTCTTCTCCAAGCCCGCGAAGGACCTCGAACTCCACGAGAGCGCCCTGCTCGCCGGCCTCGTCCAGTCGCCCAGCTACTACGACCCGACGATCAACCCGGACCGCGCGAAGCAGCGCCGCAACGCCGTCCTGTCCCGCATGGCCGGCAGTCGCGACGTCACCCGCGAGGAGGCGAAGGCCGCCGCGGCTCAGGACCTCGGCTTGGACGTCAGTCAGCCTCAGCAAGGCTGCATCACCGCCGTCAACGGCGCCGGCTTCTTCTGCGACTACGTGAAGGAGGTCTTCCTCGCCAGCCCGGCGTTCGGGAAGACCGCCCAGGACCGGCGTGAACGGTGGAACCGCGGCGGCCTGACGATCAAGACCACGCTCGACCCCCAGGCCCAGACCTCGGCGCAGGAATCCGTCACCTCCCGCGTCGACCAGTCGGACAGCGTCGCCTCCGCGATGACCGTCGTCGAGCCCGGAACCGGACGCATCCTGAGCATGGCCCAGTCCCGCCCGTACGGCACACGACCGGCGGAGAACGAAACGACGCTCAACCTCTCCGTGGACCACGACATGGGCGGCCCGCAGAACGGTTACCAAGTCGGCTCGACGTTCAAGGCCTTCACAGCGGCCGCCGCCCTGGAGAAGGGCATCAGCCCCGCGCAGACCTTCACCACCGGCAGCAAACTGAAGATCGACAAGAGCAAGTTCACGGACTGCAACGGAGCGCCTGGGGCCGGGCCGTGGTCCCTGCAGAACGAGCTGGACAGCGAAAAGGGCACCTGGGACATGAGCTCGGCCCTGGCCAAGTCGATCAACACGTATTTCGTGCTGCTGGAGGAGAAAGCCGGCGTCTGCGCGGCGAAGAAGACGGCTGAGCGGGCGGGCTTCCACCGCGCGGACGGAAGCCCGACGCAAGAGGTCCCCTCCCTCACCCTGGGCACGCAAGGCGCCTCCCCCTTGACGATGGCCACCGCCTACGCCACCTTCGCCAACCGCGGCGTGCACTGCACACCGATCGCGCTCGAGGCCGTCACGGACGACAAGGGGCGGAAGCTCGGTGTGCCGGAGTCCACGTGTTCCCGCGCGATGCCGGAGAAGATCGCGGACACCCTCAACGAGATGCTTACCGGCGTGGTGACGAGCGGTACCGCCCCTTCCGCCAAGCTGGCCGACCGGGACAACGCCGGGAAGACCGGCACGACCGACGGCATGAAGAGTGCCTGGTTCGTCGGCTACACCCCGGAGGCGTCCGGTGCCGTCTGGGTCGGCGACGTCAACCACCAAGTCGAGATGTACGACATCACGGTGGGCGGCCAGTACTACCCGAAGGTCTGCGGCGGATGCCTTCCCGCCCCCATCTGGAAGGGCGGGATCGCGGGTGCCCTGGAGGGCGCGCCCGCGACACCGTTCCAGGACGTGGACGTGCCGCGCGCCGAACAGAAGAAGCCCGAGGACGACCGGGACGAGGACCGCGACGACGACCGGCCGGGCGACGGCGGCGGGAGCCCGTTCCCGGACTTCACCATCCCGCCGGACCTCATCGGCGGCAACGACAACGGCGGCGGCTGGGGACGCGGCCGGGGCTGA
- a CDS encoding GatB/YqeY domain-containing protein, whose translation MTTLKSRLQDDLTAAIKARDELRSATLRMTLTAITKEEVAGTESRALSDEEVQKVITREAKKRREAAEAFEKGGRAASAERERAEGEVLADYLPKQLSDDELEQIVAESVAEAKGQGAEGPKAMGAVMKLVNPKVAGRAEGGRVAGMVKKLLAG comes from the coding sequence ATGACCACGCTCAAGTCCCGGCTGCAGGACGACCTGACCGCAGCGATCAAGGCGCGCGACGAGTTGCGCTCCGCCACGCTCCGGATGACCCTCACCGCGATCACCAAGGAGGAGGTGGCGGGCACCGAGTCCCGCGCGCTCTCCGACGAAGAGGTGCAGAAGGTGATCACCCGCGAGGCGAAGAAGCGGCGCGAGGCCGCCGAGGCGTTCGAGAAGGGCGGCCGCGCGGCCTCGGCCGAGCGCGAGCGCGCGGAGGGCGAGGTGCTCGCCGACTACCTGCCGAAGCAGCTGTCGGACGACGAACTGGAGCAGATCGTCGCCGAGTCCGTGGCCGAGGCGAAGGGGCAGGGCGCCGAGGGGCCGAAGGCGATGGGCGCCGTGATGAAGCTCGTGAACCCGAAGGTTGCCGGGCGGGCCGAGGGCGGCCGCGTCGCGGGCATGGTGAAGAAGTTGCTCGCCGGCTGA
- a CDS encoding metallophosphoesterase, giving the protein MRARYGIPLKATAGVLAAGTAALTYAVAIEPRAFRLRRVTVPVLPAGAPPLRLLQISDIHMVCGQRKKQQWLRSLAGLRPDFVINTGDNLSDTEAVPEVLDSLGPLMDFPGAYVFGSNDYYGPRFRNPARYLVEKAQGRHGLNGNAPVKGAVHNPWEDLRDGFDSAGWVELTNARGRLKLATGQEVALTGLDDPHIKRDRYSQVAGGSDEGADLSLAVVHAPYLRVLDAFTADRYPLILAGHTHGGQLCVPFYGALVTNCDIDTDRVKGLSTHRAGGRTSYLHVSAGCGANRYTPIRFACPPEATLLTLTPAS; this is encoded by the coding sequence ATGCGCGCGCGATACGGAATCCCCCTCAAAGCGACGGCCGGGGTGCTGGCCGCCGGCACGGCCGCCCTGACGTACGCGGTGGCGATCGAGCCGCGCGCCTTCCGGCTCCGCCGCGTGACCGTGCCCGTCCTGCCGGCGGGAGCGCCCCCGCTTCGCCTCCTCCAGATCTCCGACATCCACATGGTGTGCGGGCAGCGCAAGAAGCAGCAGTGGCTCCGCTCGCTGGCCGGGCTGCGTCCGGACTTCGTGATCAACACCGGCGACAACCTCTCGGACACCGAGGCCGTCCCCGAGGTGCTGGACTCGCTCGGCCCGCTGATGGACTTCCCCGGCGCGTACGTCTTCGGCTCCAACGACTACTACGGGCCCCGCTTCCGCAACCCGGCCCGCTACCTCGTGGAGAAGGCGCAGGGCCGGCACGGCCTCAACGGCAACGCTCCCGTGAAGGGCGCCGTCCACAACCCGTGGGAGGACCTGAGGGACGGCTTCGACTCCGCGGGATGGGTGGAGCTGACCAACGCCCGCGGCCGCCTCAAGCTGGCCACCGGCCAGGAGGTCGCCCTCACCGGTCTGGACGACCCGCACATCAAGCGCGACCGCTACAGCCAGGTCGCCGGCGGCTCGGACGAGGGCGCCGACCTCTCCCTCGCCGTCGTCCACGCCCCCTACCTGCGGGTCCTGGACGCCTTCACGGCCGACCGGTACCCGCTGATCCTCGCCGGCCACACGCACGGCGGCCAGCTCTGCGTCCCCTTCTACGGCGCCCTGGTCACCAACTGCGACATCGACACCGACCGGGTCAAGGGCCTCTCCACCCACCGTGCCGGGGGCCGCACCTCGTACCTGCACGTCTCCGCGGGCTGCGGCGCCAACCGGTACACGCCGATCCGTTTCGCCTGCCCCCCGGAGGCCACTCTGCTCACCCTCACCCCGGCCTCCTGA